From the Methanobacterium sp. CWC-01 genome, the window CCATAGCCATCAAGGGAGCTGGTGTGGCAGCCGTAGTGGCCGAGTCTTTTGCCAGGATATTTTATAGAAACTCAATAAATATAGGTCTGCTCTTGATAGAAGCCAAGAATATTTCGGGACACATCTTAGAGGGGGATGAGATTGAGATAGATGTGGATAAAGGAACTTTAAAGGATGTAAATAGCTCTCAAGAGTTTGAAATTAAACCCCTGCCAGATTTCATGATGGGTATAATGAAGGAAGGGGGTCTAATCAGTTACCTGAAGAACCATCTGGCCGAGATAAAAGTCCAGTAGGAATTTTTTTCTTCTAATAATGATTGTGGAACTTGAAAATGAAATTAATTGAATTATAGAATAGTAATAGGGAATAGTAATAGGAGTGTTGTTATGTATAGAATAGCAGTTATACCTGGTGATGGGATTGGTAAAGAGGTGATGGAAGCCACCCTACATATTTTAGAAGCCCTGGATGTTGAATTTGATTACCAGTTTGCCGAGGCTGGTGATGAATATATGGAAAAAAGTGGGGTAGCGTTGCCCCAGGAAACAGTGGATATAG encodes:
- a CDS encoding 3-isopropylmalate dehydratase small subunit; this encodes MKGKVWKFGDDVDTDIIIPGRYLILTGEKELAACVMEGCDPDFSKKVKKGDIIVAGKNFGCGSSREHAPIAIKGAGVAAVVAESFARIFYRNSINIGLLLIEAKNISGHILEGDEIEIDVDKGTLKDVNSSQEFEIKPLPDFMMGIMKEGGLISYLKNHLAEIKVQ